The Budorcas taxicolor isolate Tak-1 chromosome 2, Takin1.1, whole genome shotgun sequence genome window below encodes:
- the LOC128063489 gene encoding intestinal-type alkaline phosphatase, producing MQGACMLLLLGLQLQLSFGIIPVEEEDPAFWNRQAAQALDVAKKLQPIQTAAKNVILFLGDGMGVPTVTATRILKGQMNGKLGPETPLAMDQFPYVALSKTYNVDRQVPDSAGTATAYLCGVKGNYKTIGVSAAARYNQCNTTSGNEVTSVMNRAKKAGKSVGVVTTSRVQHASPAGAYAHTVNRNWYSDADLPADAQTYGCQDIATQLVYNMDIDVILGGGRMYMFPEGTPDPEYPYDVNQTGVRKDKRNLVQEWQAKHQGAQYVWNRTALLQAASDSSVTHLMGLFEPADMKYNVQQDHTKDPTLEEMTEAALQVLSRNPQGFYLFVEGGRIDHGHHEGKAYMALTDTVMFDNAIAKANELTSELDTLILVTADHSHVFSFGGYTLRGTSIFGLAPSKALDSKSYTSILYGNGPGYALGGGSRPDVNDSTSEDPSYRQQAAVPLASETHGGEDVAVFARGPQAHLVHGVQEETFLAHVMAFAGCVEPYTDCNLPDPAGVSDAAHLAASLPSLALLAGAMLLLLAPTLY from the exons ATGCAGGGggcctgcatgctgctgctgctgggcctgCAGCTACAACTCTCCTTTGGCATCATCCCAG TCGAGGAGGAAGACCCTGCCTTCTGGAACCGCCAGGCAGCCCAGGCTCTCGATGTGGCTAAGAAGCTGCAGCCCATCCAGACAGCTGCCAAGAATGTCATCCTCTTCTTGGGGGATG GGATGGGAGTGCCTACGGTGACAGCCACTCGGATTCTAAAGGGGCAGATGAATGGCAAGCTGGGACCTGAGACACCCCTGGCCATGGACCAGTTCCCATATGTGGCTCTGTCCAAG ACATACAACGTGGACAGACAGGTGCCAGACAGCGCAGGCACAGCCACCGCCTACCTGTGTGGGGTCAAGGGCAACTATAAGACCATTGGTGTAAGTGCAGCCGCCCGCTACAACCAGTGCAACACGACAAGTGGGAATGAGGTCACATCTGTGATGAACCGGGCCAAGAAAGCAG GCAAGTCAGTGGGAGTGGTGACCACCTCCAGGGTGCAGCACGCCTCCCCAGCCGGGGCCTACGCGCACACGGTGAACCGAAACTGGTACTCAGACGCCGACCTGCCTGCCGATGCCCAGACATATGGCTGCCAGGACATCGCCACTCAGCTGGTCTACAACATGGACATTGAT GTGATCCTGGGTGGAGGCCGAATGTACATGTTTCCTGAGGGCACCCCAGACCCTGAATACCCATATGATGTTAATCAGACCGGAGTCCGGAAGGACAAGCGGAATCTGGTGCAGGAGTGGCAGGCCAAGCACCAG GGAGCCCAGTATGTGTGGAACCGCACAGCGCTCCTTCAGGCAGCCAGTGACTCCAGTGTAACACACCTCATGG GCCTCTTTGAGCCGGCAGACATGAAGTATAATGTTCAGCAAGACCACACCAAAGACCCGACCCTGGAGGAGATGACGGAGGCGGCCTTGCAAGTGCTGAGCAGGAACCCCCAGGGCTTCTACCTCTTTGTGGAGG GAGGCCGCATTGACCACGGTCACCATGAAGGCAAAGCTTATATGGCGCTGACTGATACAGTCATGTTTGACAATGCCATCGCCAAGGCTAACGAGCTCACTAGCGAACTGGACACGCTGATCCTTGTCACTGCAGACCATTCCCATGTCTTCTCTTTTGGTGGCTACACACTGCGTGGGACCTCCATTTTCG GTCTGGCCCCCAGCAAGGCCTTAGACAGCAAGTCCTACACCTCCATCCTCTACGGCAATGGCCCTGGCTACGCACTTGGCGGGGGCTCGAGGCCTGATGTTAATGACAGCACAAGCG AGGACCCCTCGTACCGGCAGCAGGCGGCTGTGCCCCTGGCTAGCGAGACCCACGGGGGCGAAGACGTGGCAGTGTTCGCACGCGGCCCTCAGGCGCACCTGGTGCACGGCGTGCAGGAGGAGACCTTCCTGGCGCACGTCATGGCCTTTGCGGGCTGCGTGGAGCCCTACACCGACTGCAATCTGCCGGACCCCGCCGGCGTCTCTGACGCCGCGCACCTGGCAGCCAGCCTGCCTTCACTGGCTCTGTTGGCCGGggcgatgctgctgctgctggctcccACCTTGTACTAA
- the LOC128063498 gene encoding intestinal-type alkaline phosphatase-like, whose amino-acid sequence MQGACMLLLLGLQLQLSFGIIPVEEEDPAFWNRQAAQALDVAKKLQPIQTAAKNVILFLGDGMGVSTVTAARILKGQMAGKPGPETPLAMDQFPYLALSKTYNVDRQVPDSAGTATAYLCGVKGNYRTIGVSAAARYNQCNTTRGNEVTSVMNRAKKAGKSVGVVTTTRVQHASPAGAYAHTVNRNWYSDADLPADAQRNGCQDIAKQLVYNMDIDVILGGGRMYMFPEGTPDPEYPYDVNQTGVRKDKRNLVQEWQAKHQGAQYVWNRTALLQAASDSSVTHLMGLFEPADMKYNVQQDHTKDPTLEEMTEAALQVLSRNPQGFYLFVEGGRIDHGHHEGKAYMALTDTVMFDNAIAKANELTSELDTLILVTADHSHVFSFGGYTLRGTSIFGLAPSKALDSKSYTSILYGNGPGYALGGGSRPDVNDSTSEDPSYRQQAAVPLASETHGGEDVAVFARGPQAHLVHGVQEETFLAHVMAFAGCVEPYTDCNLPDPTGVSDAAHLAASLPSLALLAGVMLLLLAPTLY is encoded by the exons ATGCAGGGggcctgcatgctgctgctgctgggcctgCAGCTACAACTCTCCTTTGGCATCATCCCAG TCGAGGAGGAAGACCCTGCCTTCTGGAACCGCCAGGCAGCCCAGGCCCTCGATGTGGCTAAGAAGCTGCAGCCCATCCAGACAGCCGCCAAGAATGTCATCCTCTTCTTGGGGGATG GGATGGGGGTTTCCACGGTGACAGCCGCTCGGATCCTAAAGGGGCAGATGGCTGGCAAGCCAGGACCTGAGACACCCCTGGCCATGGACCAGTTCCCATACCTGGCTCTGTCCAAG ACATACAACGTGGACAGACAGGTGCCAGACAGCGCAGGCACAGCCACCGCCTACCTGTGTGGGGTCAAGGGCAACTACAGAACCATTGGTGTAAGTGCAGCCGCCCGCTACAACCAGTGCAACACGACACGTGGGAATGAGGTCACATCTGTGATGAACCGGGCCAAGAAAGCAG GCAAGTCAGTGGGAGTGGTGACCACCACCAGGGTGCAGCACGCCTCCCCAGCCGGGGCCTACGCGCACACGGTGAACCGAAACTGGTACTCAGATGCCGACCTGCCTGCTGATGCCCAGAGGAATGGCTGCCAGGACATCGCCAAACAGCTGGTCTACAACATGGACATTGAC GTGATCCTGGGTGGAGGCCGAATGTACATGTTTCCTGAGGGCACCCCAGACCCTGAATACCCATATGATGTTAATCAGACCGGAGTCCGGAAGGACAAGCGGAATCTGGTGCAGGAGTGGCAGGCCAAGCACCAG GGAGCCCAGTATGTGTGGAACCGCACAGCGCTCCTTCAGGCAGCCAGTGACTCCAGTGTAACACACCTCATGG GCCTCTTTGAGCCGGCAGACATGAAGTATAATGTTCAGCAAGACCACACCAAAGACCCGACCCTGGAGGAGATGACGGAGGCGGCCTTGCAAGTGCTGAGCAGGAACCCCCAGGGCTTCTACCTCTTTGTGGAGG GAGGCCGCATTGACCACGGTCACCATGAAGGCAAAGCTTATATGGCGCTGACTGATACAGTCATGTTTGACAATGCCATCGCCAAGGCTAACGAGCTCACTAGCGAACTGGACACGCTGATCCTTGTCACTGCAGACCATTCCCATGTCTTCTCTTTTGGTGGCTACACACTGCGTGGGACCTCCATTTTCG GTCTGGCCCCCAGCAAGGCCTTAGACAGCAAGTCCTACACCTCCATCCTCTACGGCAATGGCCCTGGCTACGCACTTGGCGGGGGCTCGAGGCCTGATGTTAATGACAGCACAAGCG AGGACCCCTCGTACCGGCAGCAGGCGGCTGTGCCCCTGGCTAGCGAGACCCACGGGGGCGAAGACGTGGCAGTGTTCGCACGCGGCCCTCAGGCGCACCTGGTGCACGGCGTGCAGGAGGAGACCTTCCTGGCGCACGTCATGGCCTTTGCGGGCTGCGTGGAGCCCTACACCGACTGCAATCTGCCAGACCCCACCGGCGTCTCTGACGCCGCGCACCTGGCAGCCAGCCTGCCTTCACTGGCTCTGTTGGCCggggtgatgctgctgctgctggctcccACCTTGTACTAA